The Streptomyces tendae genome has a window encoding:
- the hemC gene encoding hydroxymethylbilane synthase, whose translation MAVPELIRIVSRDSPMALAQVERVRAELTAAHPGVRTEVVPVRTTGDKWLGDLSLVEGKGAFTKEVDAALLAGEADLAVHCVKDVPADRPLPAGTVFAAFLERDDVRDALVHLDGLTLDELPPGTRVGTSSVRRVAQLAATHPHLRCVPLRGNANRRLAKLADGEVDALLLAVAGLERIGRRDVVSEVLSADVMLPPVGAGVLALQCREGDTGLIDAVGVLNHPDTHRETTAERMLLHVLQGHCNSPIAGLARVDRGGELSLRACVFTPDGKTRLNAHEWAGRLDPATLGTSVAVALLRQGARDVIDGIPH comes from the coding sequence ATGGCCGTCCCGGAACTGATCCGTATCGTCTCCCGCGACTCGCCCATGGCACTCGCCCAGGTGGAGCGCGTCCGCGCGGAGCTGACCGCAGCCCACCCCGGGGTGCGCACCGAGGTGGTCCCGGTGCGCACCACCGGGGACAAGTGGCTCGGTGACCTGTCGCTGGTGGAGGGCAAGGGCGCGTTCACCAAGGAGGTGGACGCCGCCCTGCTGGCCGGGGAGGCGGACCTCGCGGTGCACTGCGTCAAGGACGTGCCCGCCGACCGCCCCCTCCCGGCGGGCACGGTGTTCGCGGCGTTCCTGGAGCGGGACGACGTCCGTGACGCGCTGGTCCACCTCGACGGTCTCACCCTGGACGAGCTGCCGCCCGGCACCCGGGTCGGCACCTCCTCGGTGCGCCGGGTCGCCCAACTGGCCGCGACCCACCCGCACCTGCGGTGCGTGCCGCTGCGCGGGAACGCCAACCGGCGGCTCGCCAAACTCGCGGACGGCGAGGTGGACGCCCTGCTGCTGGCGGTCGCCGGACTGGAGCGGATCGGCCGCCGTGACGTGGTCAGCGAGGTGCTGTCCGCCGACGTCATGCTGCCGCCGGTCGGCGCGGGCGTCCTCGCCCTGCAGTGCCGGGAGGGCGACACGGGCCTGATCGACGCGGTCGGCGTCCTCAACCATCCGGACACCCACCGGGAGACCACCGCCGAACGCATGCTCCTGCACGTGCTCCAGGGGCACTGCAACAGCCCGATCGCGGGGCTCGCCCGCGTGGACCGGGGCGGCGAGCTGTCCTTGCGGGCCTGTGTCTTCACGCCGGACGGCAAGACCCGGCTGAACGCGCACGAGTGGGCGGGGCGGCTCGACCCGGCGACGCTCGGCACGTCGGTCGCCGTGGCGCTGCTGCGTCAGGGCGCCCGCGACGTCATCGACGGCATTCCGCACTGA